A section of the Triticum dicoccoides isolate Atlit2015 ecotype Zavitan chromosome 7A, WEW_v2.0, whole genome shotgun sequence genome encodes:
- the LOC119330563 gene encoding pectate lyase-like, translating to MAAGSLMARSPLHILLYVLATLAVTAAAEAPTQKAPLPAYNVTADEEYWAKRAEEARAYSRAAYVSDPVAELNRFNRDVHRATARRSLARRYGGRPCVATNPIDRCWRCRADWASDRQRLATCARGFGHNAAGGAGGRTYVVTDPSDDELIVPKKGTLRFGVIQDRPLWIVFGRSMVIRLSQELIVNSNKTIDGRGAQVHITGAQMTLQGVRHVIIHNVHIHHSVPHSGGMIRDSKHHYGRRTRSDGDGVSILSSSSVWIDHGSMSSCADGLIDVVSGSTAITVSNSHFTKHDHVMLFGASNTEEQDRMMQVTVAFNHFGKGLVQRMPRCRFGFFQVVNNDYTHWQMYAIGGNRDPTIISQGNRFIAPDDGNAKEVTKREYAPYTEYKDWVWKSQGDVMMNGAFFNESGGQNERRYGNMDFIPAKHGRYVGQLTRFAGVLDCRIGKPC from the coding sequence ATGGCGGCGGGCTCCCTAATGGCGAGGAGCCCCCTCCACATTCTACTGTACGTCCTCGCCACCCTTGCCGTGACCGCGGCGGCAGAGGCGCCCACGCAGAAGGCACCGTTGCCGGCCTATAACGTCACCGCCGACGAGGAGTACTGGGCGAAGCGAGCGGAGGAGGCCCGCGCTTATAGCCGTGCGGCCTACGTGAGCGACCCCGTCGCGGAGCTCAACCGCTTCAACCGGGACGTGCACCGGGCGACGGCGCGGCGGTCGCTGGCGAGGAGGTACGGTGGCCGCCCGTGCGTGGCGACGAACCCCATCGACCGGTGCTGGCGCTGCCGCGCCGACTGGGCCAGCGACCGGCAGCGCCTCGCCACCTGCGCGCGCGGCTTCGGCCACAAcgcggcgggcggcgccggcggccggacgtACGTGGTCACCGATCCCAGCGACGACGAACTCATCGTCCCCAAGAAGGGCACGCTCCGGTTCGGCGTGATCCAGGACCGGCCGCTGTGGATCGTCTTCGGGCGGTCCATGGTCATCAGACTCTCCCAGGAGCTCATCGTGAACAGCAACAAGACGATCGACGGGCGCGGCGCGCAGGTGCACATCACGGGGGCACAGATGACGCTGCAGGGCGTGAGGCACGTGATCATCCACAACGTCCACATCCACCACTCCGTGCCGCACTCGGGCGGCATGATCCGGGATTCCAAGCACCACTACGGGCGGCGCACCCGGAGCGACGGCGACGGCGTCTCCATCCTCTCCTCCAGCAGCGTGTGGATCGACCACGGGTCCATGTCCAGCTGCGCCGACGGCCTCATCGACGTGGTCAGCGGCTCCACCGCCATCACCGTGTCCAACAGCCACTTCACCAAGCACGACCACGTTATGCTGTTCGGCGCCAGCAACACGGAGGAGCAGGACAGGATGATGCAGGTCACCGTCGCGTTCAACCACTTCGGCAAGGGGCTGGTGCAGCGGATGCCCCGCTGCCGCTTCGGCTTCTTCCAGGTGGTGAACAACGACTACACGCACTGGCAGATGTACGCCATCGGCGGCAACCGGGACCCCACCATCATCAGCCAAGGGAACCGGTTCATCGCGCCCGACGACGGCAACGCCAAGGAGGTGACCAAGCGGGAGTACGCGCCCTACACCGAGTACAAGGACTGGGTGTGGAAGTCGCAGGGGGACGTGATGATGAACGGGGCCTTCTTCAACGAGTCCGGCGGCCAAAACGAGCGCAGGTACGGCAACATGGACTTCATCCCGGCCAAGCACGGCAGGTATGTCGGGCAGCTCACGCGGTTCGCCGGCGTGCTCGACTGCCGCATCGGCAAGCCGTGCTAG